The sequence below is a genomic window from Armatimonadota bacterium.
GAAGAGCATCGTGGTCAAGGAATGGATGCATCTCAAGCGTGATCGAACGACTCTGGTTATCGCCCTGCTCATGCCGATGCTCCAGCTCACCATTTTTGGTTATGCGATCGATTTCGACGTACGCCATATTCCTACCGCCGTGGTTGATCTCGACCGAAGTCGCGAGTCACGAACCTATCTGTCAAAACTAGCGGCGACCGGCTATCTCGACATCGTGAGCCGACCAAATTCGGCGGATCAGGCGGCGGACATGGTTCGAGCTGGCGACGTAAAAGTTGTCGTCACTATTCTGTCGGGCTTCAGCCGGGAGACTTTGGCGGGCCGACCCGGACCAGTGGGAGTGATGGTCGATGGTTCCGACAGTCAGGTGGCTATTCGGGCGCGATCGGCGTTCATGTCAGGTTCTCCTGCGGCGACGAGTGGTGTCGATCCACGATTGACGGTTTTGTATAATCCCACGAGCCGAACCGCAACATTTATGATCCCAGGGTTGATGGCGGTCATCCTTCAAATGGTCAGCGTCACTCTGACCGCGTTTAGCATTGTGCGCGAGAAGGAAAACGGAACGCTCGAACAACTGATGGTCACTCCGGTCAGCCGTCTTGGGCTGATGGTAGGGAAGATTCTGCCCTATCTGGGCTTGGCCATGGTCGAGCTTGGAGTGGTGCTCGTGGCGGCGAACATCGTCTTCGATGTGCCGTCAAAGGGGAGCCTGATCGCTCTCACGGTCATGACGCTGCCGTTTGTTTTTGCGTCGCTGGCCATCGGCCTCCTCATCAGCACCGTGAGCAAGACCCAGGCCCAAGCCCTTCAGCTTGTCCAGCTCACTCTGCTCCCGAGCATTTTGTTGTCGGGCTACGTCGCACCCCGAGACACGATGCCGGGTTGGCTCTACTTCGTCAGCGCGTTCTTTCCCGCCACCCACTATGTGCAAATCACGCGGGGAATCATGGTTCGCGGTGCGTACTTCATGGACCTTCTGACGCCCTTTTTCGCCCTGATTTTGTTGGCGATGGTGCTGGTGCTGATCTCGGCCCGGCAGTTCCGAAAGAGCCTGAACTAGAAGAAGTCACGCAACCCGTGGGTTTGTTGCCACACCAATACGTCCACGCCCATTCGGGCGACGTCTTCCTTATACCGGCCCATCTTCGCATATTCGAGATAGGTGACGATCCACAGCGGCCAAAGGCAGAAAAGCCCGACCCAAAACGTGATGACGCAGAGCTTTCGAGATTCGGCAAACCGCCTCGCCAATTCGTTGAGGTCTGGGGTGGGCATATATCCAGGTCCCATTCTCGGTTGCGGCTGAGTGTAGAACGCCTGGGTAGGGTTCGGCATTGGCGTCGGCTGCTGCGGGGGCATTGACGGTTGTTGGCTGAAAGTCTGCCGAAATTGGTGGCCGCACCCTGGACAGGCAACGGCGTTCAGCTCGTTCTGCCGACGGCATTCGGGACAAACTTTGTAGCCTTGCGGCTGAAACCCCCCACCAGGATTCATTGGGTCAGTTTAGCATCGGAATGGATCAAATTCAATCCCGCTCGAATAAAGGCACTCGGGCCGATTCGAGTATCATTTACGTTGCACTGGAGAGATGGCAGAGTGGTCGATTGCACCTGTCTTGAAAACAGGCAAACCGCAAGGTTTCAGGAGTTCGAATCTCCTTCTCTCCTCCATTAAATTCAAAATGCCACCTTCTTGGTTGTATTTAAGGTTGTAAGGGTAAAAATCACGGCTAGCGAACCCTTTCTCGTGGCCTTCCGCCTCCCGAACGACCATCCGGGAGGCGATATTGAAAATTACCAGGCGTAGTGCTCAGGCGAGGTCTTGAACGCCGGGAAGATCGCGTCGATCTTCTCGTTCAACTCGGACGTGATCTCGATTTCGAGCGCTCGGAGAGAACCGTCGAGTTGTTCGATGGTTCGCGGACCGATGATCGGCGCCGTGACGAACGACTTCGAGAGGGTCCAAGCCAGGGCGACATCCGCCGGCTTCTCGCCGATCGATTCGCACAGGTCCTCCCACTTGGTCAGGGCGTCGCGATGCTTTTCGATGGTGGCTTTGGCGTGGTCGTTGTGTCGTCGAGCTCCGTCGGTGGTCTTGATGACGCCGCCCAGGATTCCTCCGGCCAGCGGTGACCACGGAATGACGCCCACACCATAGGCTTCGGCGGCGGGACCGACTTCCATCTCGATTTCGCGCTGAAGGAGCGAGTACTTCGACTGCTCGGTGACGAGACCGAGGGTGTTGCGCTTGGCGGCAGCTTCATTCGCCTGGACGATGTGCCATCCCGCAAAGTTGGACGAGCCGACATACAGAATCTTGCCCTGAGTCTTGAGTATTTCAAAGGCTTCCCAAATCTCTTCCCACGGCGCAGCGCGGTAGATGTGGTGCATCTGGTAGACGTCGATGTAGTCCGTCTTCATGCGCTTCAGCGAGCCTTCGCAAGCTCGGCGGATATGCAGGGCCGTCACCCGATTGGTGTTGGGCCAGTCCGTCAGTTCGTCCTTGCCCATGTCGCCGTAGAGCTTGGTGGCGATGACCACGCGCTCGCGGCGGTTGCCGCCCTGGGCGAACCAGTCACCGATGATCTGCTCAGTGATGCCCTCGCCGCGTTGCCAACCGTAGACGTCGGCGGTGTCGAAGAAATTGATGCGGTGCTCGAGCGCTCGATCCATGATGGCAAAGCTCTCTTCCTTGGTGGCATGAGGGCCAAAGTTCATGGTGCCGAGGCAGAGTCGAGAAACCTGAAGGCCGGTTCGGCCGAGGGAGGCGTACTTCATGGGTGTGTTCTACCCGTTCTACGAGCCAAAGGGCAAAATGATTCGATTAAGATGAGCCGGTCTCAGGTCTTACGCTTGACGGTGAACTTGACCTTGAACTGTCCTTGAGCGATATATCCCTCCGAAGACTTCAGCGAGAAATCCTTGGTCGAGTAAACGCTCGTCACCTTCATCGTTCCGCTGGGGTCGCTCATCGGGGTCAATGTCAAATTCCAATCCACTGTGACCGTGCCGGCCTTCTCGTCGGAACTGGTTAATCGCCCGGTTCCGTCGAACACGATGTCTTTCTTCTCGTTCTGCCAATGCACTTTTACAACCTGATCCTTGGCGATGTCCTCGCTGGTGGTCATTCCTGCCGCGCCGAGGAAGATGAAGAACTCCTCGCCGTTGGTGATCGTGGCTTTGTCAGGCATCCCGCTTTTGCCAACCGGCGTCGTTAGCGTTGGCAGGCCATCGGTCGGCGGATTGCCGTTGGCGGTCATGGTTAAGGCTTTGTAGAGTACGGTCGCGCCCGACTCGGTGACTTCCTGAACCGTCGTTTCGATGTCGGATGCGAACGACCCGCCCGAGTTGGGAAGTTCGAGTTCGCAATGGTAGCTAGCGACATCTTTCGCGGTGTACTTTCGCTGGAACTTCCAGCCGTCGAGAGAGGGCGAAGGTTGGGCCGCAAGGGCGGCGAGAATGAAAGGGGCAAAAACCATGTGGACGCCTTTGACCCATTATATGCGAAGTCGGAGGGCCGTGCAGTTCGGTATAATACTTTCTTCACGCGCTCGTAGCTCAGTGGATAGAGCATCAGCTTGCGGAGCTGGGGGTCGGAGGTTCGAGTCCTCTCGAGCGCGCCAAATTTTCTACCTATTTTGTACCCTCTACGGGTATAAAGTATATATTGAAAACGAATTCCCTCGATCCTGATCGGTTGGGAACGATAGCGAGCACAATCTGCGCTATCCATTGCGCGATTACCGGCATCGCAGTTAGCGTCCTGTCCATAATTGGCTTTACCATGCTCCAGTCGCCTTACTTGGAGTGGGGCTTTTTGGGCATGGCGTTAGTCTTCGGTTGCTGGGCGGCGTGGCGAGGCTTTGCGAAGCACCATTCTTGGATGCCAGTCTTCATTTTCTTGGTAGGGTTTGTTCTGCTGGGTGGCTCGCACTTGGTCGTCGCCCATCGAGCGGATGGCACGCCAAGCGGCTACGCCGAGCTATTTTCGGTGCTCGGTGGTGTTTGCCTCGTAAGTTTCCACTACATCAACCGCCTGCACATGAAGTCGTGCGAGCGATAACATTACTTCTTCAGTAGGTTCTTCAAAATGAAGAAGGCATTCGCTGGTCGTTCGGCCAGGCGGCGTGTAAAGTACGGGTACCACTGGTCGCCATAGGGAACATAGATACGCACGTTGTAGCCCTCAGCCACGAGGCTGGACTGCAGATCTCGGCGGATGCCGAGAAGCATCTGGAATTCGAAGCCCGACTTGTCGATATTGTTCGATTCGACGTACTGCTTGAGCTCTAAGATGATCTTTTCATCCTGAGTGGCAATAGCAGGATAGGTGCCCTTGTCGAGGAATCGCTTGGCCTGGGCTACATATTGTTCGTCGACTTTCGCCTTGTCTTGGTAGGCCACTGCCGCTGGCTCCAGGTACGCGCCCTTCACCAATCGGGTGCGAATCTTTTTCTCGATCATAAGATCGACGTCGTCGTCATTGCGATGCAGATAGCTCTGGAGAACGGTGCCGGTGTTGGGCAACTCCTGGTGCACGCGAGTGACGATGTCCACCGTTCGCTCGGTATAGTCCGACGACTCCATGTCGATACGGACAAAGTTGTCCAGCTCAACTGCTCGCTCCACCACCTTTCGGTAGTTGGCCTCGGCAAAGTCGCTGCCCTGATCGAGTCCACATTGCGTGAGTTTGATCGAAATGTTCATCGGCTCTGTGCCGGAGTGGTTGGTGCGCCACGCGCGAACCTTGTCCGACTGGTCGATGCGGTCGAGCATCTGGGCGTACATTTGGCAGGATGCCAACGCTTCCGACTCCGAATGGGCGTTCTCTCCCAGGTAGTCGAGCGTAATCCTAGGGCCGGCCGAGAGAATCTGCTCCGTCTCGGTGATGGCTTGTTCGAGGGTATCTCCGGCGATGAAACGGCTGACGAGAGGACGGAAAAGAAACGACTTCTTAACCAGAGACTCGACCGGCTTGAGGCTAGAGGTCTTGAGAACGAAATTTCGAGCAAGCGACATCGCGTGCGGAGAGTTTACTTTTTTGAGAGCGCCCTTTGGGAGGGAGATTCCCCCATCCCGATAACAATGCCAGCGAGCATTAGGCGGGAACGGCTTGTAGGCCTTCGAAGATTCGGATAAGGTCCTCGACTTTATTCGCTTGGTAAAGCTCCGACCGGATTTGTGCGGCCCCCGGAATGCCCTTGATGTACATCGGCAATTGCCCGCGCAACGAGCGAATCGCTCGCCCCTCATTCAGCAAGAAATCAGGATGCTCTTTGGCCTCTTCATAGCTCGAAAGCTCGCATTCGTAGGCAACCTGCAGGCGAGCGTGGAGCAGCGCCGTGTCGATTCGCTCTTGGAGCGTCGGCTCTTTCGGCTCCGGTAGGCCTTGCATCGCCGCGGAAATCTTGCCGAGCGCCCATGGATTTGAGATCGCCGCACGGCCCACCATGACGCCGTCGCATCCGGTCTCGCGCATCATCGTGAGTGCGTCTTCCGCCGTTTTGACATCGCCATTGCCGACGAGCGGCACCGAAACCGACTCGCGAAGGCGCTTGATCAGGTCCCAGTCAGCTTGGCCATCGAACCCCTGCTTGGCAAAACGAGCATGAAGCGTCAGCATCTGGGCGCCGGCATCCTGAAACCGACGGGCAAGATCGGGCGCGGCAAATAGGGAATAGTCCCACCCGGCGCGGACCTTGACTGTCACCGGTACCTTCACGGCCTGCACAACGGCCTTCACGATCGACTCGGCGGTGTCGGGGTCCTTCAGGAGTGCGGCTCCTGAGCCGGTTTTGCAAACCTTCGGCACCCAACATCCCATGTTGATGTCCACCAAGTCGGCTCCCATATCCTCGGCAATACGGGCGGTATCGGCCATGACGTCGGGCTCCGCCCCGAAAATCTGGATGCCCAGCGGACGTTCGTCGGGGTGGATCTGCATCTTCTTGAACGTTTTCACCGCCCCGTAGCGGATGGCCATCGCGCTTACGAACTCGGTGAAAACCAGTCCCGGATTGCCGATTCGCTTGGCGATGATGCGCATCGGCAGGGAAGTGACGTCCTCCATCGGCGCTAGGATGAGCGGCGGATCGATCTTGATGGAGCCTACGGAGAACACCCTAATAGGATACTTGGACTATTTGCAAAAGCCGGTGATCATTGACAGGTACAGGTCCATTACGAAAGGACTATAATGCCCGTATGCGTTTGCTTACTGTTCTCGGCGGTGTTCTATTGCCGCTTTCCGTGTTGGCGGTTGTCCCCGGTACCTCGTCGGATACCAACACTTCAGATTTTCAGTCCGTTGGCCGAATCGGTGGCGCTTCTGGTGTGCTCGTCGGCGCTGACCTCGTTCTGACAGCCAAACATGTTGGCTCGGGGGCGTTTACGCTTCCTGGCTACGGCACGTTCAATGTCATCGCTAACTCGACGGTAAACGATCCGAATGCGGACTTGACTCTTTTTCGAATCGACACCGGGGGCATGTCGCTTCCGTACACGACGATCGACGTGAGCGCGATGAATTTTGGCGACGCGGTTACGATGGTTGGCTACGGCAGTTCTGGCATGACCAATGGCGCAGGCACTGGGTACGACATCAACCTCAGCAGTGGAATCCGCCGCAAAGCCGTCGGCAACTACGAGTTCACGGATTACATCGATGAGCCGGGCTACCAGGCCGGATACTCGTTAATCGCGCCGCTTCGCCACGATGGGCAGGCCGCATTGGCTGGTGGCGACTCTGGCGGCGGTTGGTTCCGCAATGGTTATCTTGTTGGCACCAACGCGTTCATCGGCACGTACGGAAACTGGAGCAATTACATCTTCAGCACCAGCAACACCGACTTCTTTGTGTCGGGTGCGATTTCTCTGTCGGACAACGTGCAGTTCCTGCGTGACAATAACGTCACGTTTGTTCCCGAGCCTGCTTCGTTCGCCGCGATGGCGCTCGGTTTGGCTGGCTTGGCGATTCGCCGCAAGCGAGCCTAAGGTCGATTCATGAAAAAGGGGCCAACATGGCCCCTTTTTCATGCCTTCTTGGAAGGACCGCCCTTGGTGACCAGATCAATAATGATGGTCGCCAAACAGCCGCCGATGATGCCTGCACAGATGCCACCGGCGACATCGGTTGGCCAGTGCACCCCGCGATAAATTCGGCTAAGTCCAACCCCAAACGCCCAAACATAGGCGAGAATAACACCCCACCACCTGCCTTGCCGACTGGCGAGAATGGCGAGGGCGGTTGCCACGGCAAAGGCCGTGGCTGTATGCGCCGACGGAAAAGACGAATGGTAGATCGGCTCCTGCACGACGGCGAACGGCAGGTTGCTTGGCCTTTCGCGAGGCATCAATCCTTTGAAGGTGTGAGCGATAGCCGTCCCGCCGAGGATCGCCGCCAGGCCCATCGAAAAGGCATAGATTCGCGCCTCCTTCTTCAATAAAAGCACGATCGCGACAATGGCGACGCAGGAACCGAGTCCCGAGTAGCTGAGGGCGGCGAAGAAAACGTCGCACAAGGGGTTCCGCCATCCGAGATTGATTGAGCGGAAGAGGTCGAGATCCACGCTAACCTTCCAGAAGGGGCAGAAGCTCGGTCAGTTCGGAGATGATCAGATTGGGCATCGGGCCTTCGGTTGGAATCGCTTCCGGTTTGCCGGTTTTCGAGCTCGGAGGAACATCCGAATCGCGGCGGATCCACGCCGTCGCCCAGCCATAGTCGATAGCCGGTTTGATATCGTGTCCGAAGGAGTTGCCCACCATCAGGAGTTGGTCCGGCGTGCAGTCCACCGCCTTGGCCGCCAACTCAAAGACGTTGCGATGGGGCTTGCCGAGACGCATTTCTCCTTCGATGAAAATGTTCGAGAAATATGGCCGAATCCCTAACGTATCGATCTCCATGTTTTGAATGTCGGCTGGCCCATTGGTGATCAGGCCGAGGGGATATTTGCCATATAGGTGGTCGATGATGACATAGCTGTCTTCAAACAAATGAAGGTTTCGATCGCGTTCGATCATGTAGGCCTGGCTGAGAGATTTGGCCAATTCCATGTCATCGACTCCTATCGAAAGCAACGTCAATTGCATCTGATGAGTTCGCGTCACCGTGCCAGACGTCAAATATTCGTGATAGAGCTTGGTCTGCTCCTTCAGTTCGGGGCTGAATTGCCGAAAGGTCTCGCCCCACGCGAGCACCATTTCTTCCGGCGATTTACCCGGAACTGGATTCTGCTCAAAAGCGGACTTCAGGCCGGCTTTGCTGGCATTCCAGTAACCGCATAGGGTGTCGTCGAGATCGAAGTAAACCGCTTTGACTTGAGAAAATCGATCCTTGAGCGCCTGATCCACTTCCTTTATTATGGCTTGAATCGGTCGAGGGCTGGAGTCGTTCCGTTCTTTGCGAAGGCACCGACCAGCCATCCAGCTTGCGGATGCAGGGCCGAGCGGGTGACGGTACCGACCTTATTACCATCGGTATCGACGAGGTCTGATCCCTTCGCCATCTCCTCCAGCGATTGATAAACCGCCCACGTTTTGTTGGTGTGGCCCCGGCTGTGAATGCGGTGATTGACCTCCTGGCCCGTATAGCAACCCTTCGTGTAGCTCATCACCATTTGCTCGAATTTGGGACCCATTTCGGCCGGAAAGTTGGACTCATCGATGTCGAGCCCCCAAAGCGGCAGGCTCGCCTCTAGCGACGCGAGTTCCAAAACTTCGAGGCTCATCGTGCGGCCCTGGCAAGGACCGACCACATCGTGCCCTGGCCAAAGGGTGCGTTTGGCCGGAAGACCTTTTCCGCCGAGGAGTACGTGAAAGAGCGGTTCATCCAGAACTCTAGCGGTGCAGTCTTCGAGGATGACCATCTGCTCGACTCGTTGGAGGATTGCTGGTACGCAAGGGGCGGGGACGATCATCCAACCTTTGCCGTCTACAAGATGCAAGTCGCCGGTAGCCAAGATTTGGCCGGTTGGTTTGCACAGACAAAAGGAGATAGGGCGATTTTCGGCTAACTCCCGCATATCGTTAGTGATCTGCCCTTGGAGCCATTCGCGCCATTCGGTCCCGTCGAACTCGACGAGCGCGCAGTTCTCCAGCCTAAAGACTCCCCCCTCATGACGAAGCAGTTCATAATCGGAGGAGGTCTGGTTCATACCAAGACGGTTCTACGTCGAAACAGAACGAGGCGTTGGTGAGCACATGGCAAATCCCTGGCTTTTGGGCGGAATCGCGGTCCTTTTTGGGATCGGAGCCTCAATGGTGCGTGAGTTCGAGGGAGCGGCGGCACGGGAGATCGCGGGCAAATTGGAAGGCGACCATAAAAAGGTCTCGCTTCATGTGACCTACCCCGGTTTACTGAGCCCGGCGCTAGGCGAAGTTGGCACGGCTACGATTCGTGCCTCACAATTCCGATGTGAAGGGCTGCCACTGTTCACAGAGCCGACGAGGAGCCGCAAGGGGTCGATCAAGCATCTGCAGTTGGATTTATCCGACTTCTACCTGCGCGACCTTCGGTGCAACCGGTTTACTGCCGACATTCCCGGATGCCGGTTCGACTTTGCCTTGGCCGCCTCGCAGAAAAAGATCCGACTTAGTAAAAGTGGTTTAGGGATTGGAACAGTGGAGCTTTTGGTGGAGGACCTCGCTCCGTACATCCTCAAGAAGTATCGCGAGATCAAGGCGGTCGAAGTCTCGACGGACGGAAAATGGGTGAGGGTGAAAGGTTCAGGTGACTTCCTCGTTCTCAAAGCTGACTTTGACGTGAAGGCGCACTTGACGACGAACGGGGGTCAGCTATTGCTCAGTGACGCAATCATTCGGATCGACAATAAGTCGACTGATGCGGATAGTGAAGCCGCTCTCATGAACACACTT
It includes:
- a CDS encoding HAD-IA family hydrolase; translation: MAGRCLRKERNDSSPRPIQAIIKEVDQALKDRFSQVKAVYFDLDDTLCGYWNASKAGLKSAFEQNPVPGKSPEEMVLAWGETFRQFSPELKEQTKLYHEYLTSGTVTRTHQMQLTLLSIGVDDMELAKSLSQAYMIERDRNLHLFEDSYVIIDHLYGKYPLGLITNGPADIQNMEIDTLGIRPYFSNIFIEGEMRLGKPHRNVFELAAKAVDCTPDQLLMVGNSFGHDIKPAIDYGWATAWIRRDSDVPPSSKTGKPEAIPTEGPMPNLIISELTELLPLLEG
- a CDS encoding aldo/keto reductase; protein product: MKYASLGRTGLQVSRLCLGTMNFGPHATKEESFAIMDRALEHRINFFDTADVYGWQRGEGITEQIIGDWFAQGGNRRERVVIATKLYGDMGKDELTDWPNTNRVTALHIRRACEGSLKRMKTDYIDVYQMHHIYRAAPWEEIWEAFEILKTQGKILYVGSSNFAGWHIVQANEAAAKRNTLGLVTEQSKYSLLQREIEMEVGPAAEAYGVGVIPWSPLAGGILGGVIKTTDGARRHNDHAKATIEKHRDALTKWEDLCESIGEKPADVALAWTLSKSFVTAPIIGPRTIEQLDGSLRALEIEITSELNEKIDAIFPAFKTSPEHYAW
- a CDS encoding PEP-CTERM sorting domain-containing protein, which encodes MRLLTVLGGVLLPLSVLAVVPGTSSDTNTSDFQSVGRIGGASGVLVGADLVLTAKHVGSGAFTLPGYGTFNVIANSTVNDPNADLTLFRIDTGGMSLPYTTIDVSAMNFGDAVTMVGYGSSGMTNGAGTGYDINLSSGIRRKAVGNYEFTDYIDEPGYQAGYSLIAPLRHDGQAALAGGDSGGGWFRNGYLVGTNAFIGTYGNWSNYIFSTSNTDFFVSGAISLSDNVQFLRDNNVTFVPEPASFAAMALGLAGLAIRRKRA
- a CDS encoding phosphatase PAP2 family protein, with the translated sequence MDLDLFRSINLGWRNPLCDVFFAALSYSGLGSCVAIVAIVLLLKKEARIYAFSMGLAAILGGTAIAHTFKGLMPRERPSNLPFAVVQEPIYHSSFPSAHTATAFAVATALAILASRQGRWWGVILAYVWAFGVGLSRIYRGVHWPTDVAGGICAGIIGGCLATIIIDLVTKGGPSKKA
- a CDS encoding MerC family mercury resistance protein codes for the protein MGVGGSSPLERAKFSTYFVPSTGIKYILKTNSLDPDRLGTIASTICAIHCAITGIAVSVLSIIGFTMLQSPYLEWGFLGMALVFGCWAAWRGFAKHHSWMPVFIFLVGFVLLGGSHLVVAHRADGTPSGYAELFSVLGGVCLVSFHYINRLHMKSCER
- the dusB gene encoding tRNA dihydrouridine synthase DusB, with translation MFSVGSIKIDPPLILAPMEDVTSLPMRIIAKRIGNPGLVFTEFVSAMAIRYGAVKTFKKMQIHPDERPLGIQIFGAEPDVMADTARIAEDMGADLVDINMGCWVPKVCKTGSGAALLKDPDTAESIVKAVVQAVKVPVTVKVRAGWDYSLFAAPDLARRFQDAGAQMLTLHARFAKQGFDGQADWDLIKRLRESVSVPLVGNGDVKTAEDALTMMRETGCDGVMVGRAAISNPWALGKISAAMQGLPEPKEPTLQERIDTALLHARLQVAYECELSSYEEAKEHPDFLLNEGRAIRSLRGQLPMYIKGIPGAAQIRSELYQANKVEDLIRIFEGLQAVPA
- a CDS encoding ABC transporter permease subunit gives rise to the protein MKKPGAFYGLKSIVVKEWMHLKRDRTTLVIALLMPMLQLTIFGYAIDFDVRHIPTAVVDLDRSRESRTYLSKLAATGYLDIVSRPNSADQAADMVRAGDVKVVVTILSGFSRETLAGRPGPVGVMVDGSDSQVAIRARSAFMSGSPAATSGVDPRLTVLYNPTSRTATFMIPGLMAVILQMVSVTLTAFSIVREKENGTLEQLMVTPVSRLGLMVGKILPYLGLAMVELGVVLVAANIVFDVPSKGSLIALTVMTLPFVFASLAIGLLISTVSKTQAQALQLVQLTLLPSILLSGYVAPRDTMPGWLYFVSAFFPATHYVQITRGIMVRGAYFMDLLTPFFALILLAMVLVLISARQFRKSLN
- a CDS encoding proline dehydrogenase → MSLARNFVLKTSSLKPVESLVKKSFLFRPLVSRFIAGDTLEQAITETEQILSAGPRITLDYLGENAHSESEALASCQMYAQMLDRIDQSDKVRAWRTNHSGTEPMNISIKLTQCGLDQGSDFAEANYRKVVERAVELDNFVRIDMESSDYTERTVDIVTRVHQELPNTGTVLQSYLHRNDDDVDLMIEKKIRTRLVKGAYLEPAAVAYQDKAKVDEQYVAQAKRFLDKGTYPAIATQDEKIILELKQYVESNNIDKSGFEFQMLLGIRRDLQSSLVAEGYNVRIYVPYGDQWYPYFTRRLAERPANAFFILKNLLKK